TGACAAAGATACTCAACATAGGAATACATATAGATGTACTCCAATCAATACATCCATTACACCAATTCATGTAAAAACGGTGATGGAATAGTGTTGCTCACTTCACAATCAGTGTGACGACATTCACTTGGTTGAAGTATTTTAGAGAAATGAGACATTTAGATAGAGGACAACCAGCAAAAAATACCTTCAAACATTTCGCAATCAGAGATCGACAAGGTTTTCGTCAGAGGACTCcacaaaagatttttttatgctGATCATGTGTAGTGTTTGGTCGTGAGTGGAAGGAGAGTTAGGGAAAATtcgtaattttagtcctatgcATATGCGGTGGTACTTTCATTCCAGCACGAAatcattttgataattttatcctatcaccttaaaattttcacatattgaacataaaaataattgaaaacgTACTTTATTCTGCCATAAGTGttgaaatggaagaaaaaatcATGGGGCTTGGTTAAGAAACTTTTGTAATGAAGATGGACCTTCTCAGCTAAATACAtgagttttgaaatttgtaaagttaaaattaggaaggcccatttgaaaataaaatcaaaatgggTTGTAAGTATTCGAGTGGATGAGCACGAAAATGAAAgtttaaagagaaaaaaaatcgaGCTTTCTTGCAACTTCTTATTCTTGCAAGTTGTGGTCGAGTGTTGCTAATATTACATACACGTTTtcaagtttgttttatttatttacccAACTTAAAAAACATGAATGTTCAActacttcaatatttttaagtatgattttataatttatatactaaTCAAATTAAGTTCAAACAGAGCCTCAAAGCCtgtcaaacaaacaaattcattatgtttggatttgtgttttaattattttgttttgtgttttaaaaatagagagagaaaaatagagataagtgaGTGTTGATTTCTTTTTCGTTGAAGAATTAAGAAATCAATTTCAACTGAATTTTTATAGATCGATTTTAATTGAACATGAaatagtttgatttatttttcaaccctGCTCTGACTTCAAGACATTTCTTTAAAGAGgtgttgaaagaaaaatttgcatGAGAACACCTAGTAGTCTTGCACTTAAAGATCATAGTAGGCTTTTTCCTGTTTATTTGAACAGATAGGATCGCAGTCTTACAGACTTCATCCAGACTTCCAGTACGAATTTCACCCCAAACCTCAACTGTTTCGCAACAAAGAAGTGCAGCAAAGACAACATAAACAATTAAAGATCATAGGACAGATAAATTGTCAAATGTTCGACaacaattgaaattaaattaaaaacaaaaaaaggttgaattttcaataatcTAGTGCCATTGATGGCTTAAACGTAAAGCTGGAAAAGGTTCTATTTTCACTTTAAGAATCATTTTAAACTCAACATGTGAGCAAGATAATTTAGGAAGGGGGAGAAAGGGGGAAAAAGGACATAGAAATGCCATCAAGCCCGCTTGAAGTTGAGAGGAACCGTGGCCTTCATTGTTTTAAGTTGGCGAAACACGTCTCCCAATAGAACTGGAGGTCAAGACAGTTTGAATTGGCTGGCCACGTTTCACGTAGTCAGACCGGTCGTTTTACAAATCGGGCACAGGTTTTTCTGCGTCAGCCATTGTTTGATACAGTCGGTGTGAAAATCATGGCCACATTCTAGCATTCCAAGATCTTCTCCATCATTGTATTCCTCCTGCATCAAATAATAGAGCAGTGCAAGAAAATGAGTGACAAATGGAATTAAACCATATTTCAAGTGGAAGAAAACATCCATACTCGACATATACTGCAAGGCTCTGTCTCCGCCTCGTCTTCTGCTTTGCTGCCTACATATTTCTGTTGCTTCAAACGACTCGCTATGGTTTCTTCGCTCAATCCAGTGCAGACGTTTCCAATGCGCTCTTCCAGGGCCAATAACTCCTGGAAACAAAACTGTTGAGATTGAAAATACTGGGAAAGTATGAGAGGAAGATGAAAAGGCACTGCCGCATCCCCACCTCATAAGACATGTTATCAACATCCAATCTCATATCCCGATGTCGATCATGAATATCAGCAAGTCCAAAAAGGACTGAGTGATCGAGGATCATCACATCCTACCAAACACAACGAAGATAGATGTTTAAGTTGGGGGGAAACAAACATGTCACAAGAGTACAAAGCAAGAGAATAACTGCAGTTGGGAAAGAGAGGGGGGAAATGGTGAAAGGGCTTGTAGAGGGTTTTGCCAAAAAGAAGGAATGAAAATATAGGAGAAACTTTAAAACATGGGTTgccaatcaattaaattaactaattcGTGCAAACACATTTATACATGCCACTGTTACAAATGTAACTCTCGACAATAATTGCTCTTAGAAAAGAGAAATAGCAAACCTCAAATCTCAGGCCCTCTCCTCTTCGCATGAGATCCAGGACATGGCGTATCTGCTAAAGACAGCAAACAATTAGTTGCATAGTTATTGTAAAGATTCCTCGTATAAGGAATAAATCAATATCATCAACTTATCTACATGAGTTGCAAAACTGGCTCAAAAGAAAACTGAAGGATGATTAAGTTTGTATCAAATGATACTAGAAGTCTCTAAGAAAGTATATTTCAAGCAAAAGTCAACTCATCATTTCCAGTAAAGCACAATTACACTTGCTGTCAACAGCACAATCTGACAATGTTTCCTCCAAAGAGTGAGCGTTTAAAGACCATAGAATCATCAAGTTGAAGTACAAAGAAATCAGCAGAACATTAGTACTCCTTGCTTCTAATAGACCTTCGACGGGCCAATTACTTTATTGTGATTCATCTTAGCCACCGATAAAATTTTAGTCCCTCTAGCTCCTCGGTTTGTCATTTTTATGCAGAATGTGCtgccattttaattttgtgacaCCTCAACTGCTCATGTACAAAACACACGACCATTGAAAGCATTACCAGTTTGGcactatatatttaaatcttttaCAGCTTGGTTCCcttaaagttaaaatatttaataatttcagttGCCGACACATGTGCAACTCCATTAGCAATCAACCGAGAGTTGAGAGtaattactaaatttgttgaaacaGGGAAGGACTACTGACTAATTTTTAGTTAGGATTTCATTAgatggattaatttaaaagagtGACTAAGATGAGGGGCCAAAAAGTCTAACTATCCCAAcctctaattaaccaacgtcCAATAGTCTTCTTCTATAGAGCTTGTCCTCATCCTTATAATACACACAAGTTCCTTTTGAGTTCTGTGGCTATAAGAAATGCAGAAGCTTCTGTTCAGGGAAGTAACATACTTGTTCCACTTATGGGGCCAAATAAGGAGAAACATTTGAAATAAATCTCTTTAGTATCATTTGATGTCATACCAAATCCAAGGGCCTaacattacaaataaaaatcaattccCAATCTACATGGACAGCTTTTTAAGAATTAAGTATTAAAGCCAATTTCATGGTTATCATATCAAAACCTAGCGCGCAacattacaattaaaaatcacATCTACATGGAAAGTTCTTAACTAAAAGgaaacataaatcaagaaCGCTACTTGATGTCGTACCAAATTCGAGGGCCTAATGTTACAAACAAAAGCTCCTCAATCTACATGGACAGCTTTTAAGAATTAAGTATTAAAGTCAATTTCATGGATATAATATCAAAACCTAGCGCGCAACATTACAACTAAAAATCACTTCTAATCTACCCGGAAAGTTTTTAACTTCAAGgaaacataaatcaagaaCCCTATTCGAATCATTAAATAGCAATGTGTCGATAAGGCCTACTAACTTGACAAAAAAGGCAGCCAATATGAAAATACCAAGCCATAGGCAAGTTAGATTCAATAGTAAGAGAGGTGGAAGAGTTCTGTGTCTTGGACAGCTTTCTATACTAATACTTTAGTTCAACAAGAGGGAGTCTNNNNNNNNNNCCTAAAATTCTGGTAACAGTCGGTAGATAATGGTAACCCCTTGTTGATTTCAGTCTGGTCTTTGCTCACAAGTTTCAAAAAGCCTGCAAGTTCTATGATGACGGGTCAAATGACAAGAGCCTAAACAAGTCCCACATTTACTACCACGGGCCTAAAAATCTGCAGCAAATACATTTTCTATCGGTGCCAATTTAATACAGAAACTCCACTTTGGGCGTTTGTTCAGATCGATAGCATCTAAAAGAGTCTCGCAAAAAGTACAGGTTGCACAATCATAGTTTCCTAAATTGCCTCAGTACTTTGCAAGAGTCACTTAATATTCCATTAGCATTGAGGATGATGTCTGACCTGTTGACCATGCTCGGGGGGAGTGGAGAATATCATAACTGAGCAAGCAATTAGAATGACAATATCAACAATCACAGAGGTAATTTTCCATAAGGTACATAAGGTGAAGCAAAACATGAAATCATCCACATCCATGTATCGCCAAGAAGAAAACTTTGACgtgataaagaaaaacaaccaaattcTGGAGATTGCTTGTGcttgaagaaatattttccaaatttttccAAAGGTGGATGTGATGAACATCATCTCATATGCTAGGTACTTCACAGTAAGTATGACATTTCTGAATCCAAGTCAACCAGTCAAGCATAAAAAGCAATGTCAATCATCAGAGAAAATAGAAGTTTTATGCAAACTCAGTGACTATCAACCATGATAATAACTATTCCCCCctgaaatgacaaaaaaagaCATAGATGTACCTCAGACATTATACTGCTTCTTCCTTCACCTCCAGCAGCCAAAGTTCTAAAAGAATAAGGTATTCCAAAAGCACCATCAAGATGTCTCTCCAACAATGCTGACCTTGAGCTTGAAGCACGGTGACCATGATTATCTGGTCCAGGTGGAAGCGCAATCTCCTGAGAGATAGCAGAGGAACTTGATCGTGCAGCACGATTACTGCTCTGACCTCCAGGCTCAGTAGCTGCTGAGGACAGCAGAGATCTTCGAACAATTTCTGATAGTCTCCGAGGATATTGTGGACAACTCCGATGCGACCAACTAGGTGAAGAAGAATTGGCTCCTGTACTAGGGCCTGCCCGAGAAGTAGATGCGACATTTCCAGCAACACTGTTATTCCCACTAGCCAAGTTCCAAGTTGTAGGATTTTGAGATGAACTTCCAATCTCACTAGCAGGAAGAAACATGGGATGTTCTGAAATGCTTCTGGGAATATATCTTGGTCTAGGTTCTTCATAAAGTGGAAAATTCCTCTCGTCGGGAATAGCAGAAGCAGATGAGCTGCTAGTTCTTGAACTTGATGCTCCACCCCACCGAGATTGATGGTTTCGACGCACAGAAGGAACATGCACTGATCGCCCATGAAGGCTTCCATTTTCCACCGGGGGAGCTGGATTCAAATCAAAAGGACGATTACGAAGAACTAATCTTGAAGAATGACGGGAAGATGAAACATCTACATTTCCAACATGAGCCTCAGTTGGAAATGGATTGTCCGGTATAGGATCTTCCTGGTGTAATCCATGAATGCGCAAGCGGAAATTTCTGCGAGAACTTTCTGCATTTCCTGAAGCAGTCAAAGAGAAAGGACTTGCAGAAGCAGCGCCTCCAACACCAAGCCTAAGCCTTGGATTTTCCTGCACAGACACATTATTAATGACAGGGTCATTTGCTGTTGGCATTGGCATACTAATGCTGCCAGAAGCAACCTGAGCAGCTGGTACAGTATGCCATTGACTTCTTTCAGTATTCTGGAAACAATTTGAACCTCCCACTCCAGAAGACTGTCCCCCATGCACTTCAAGTGCTTTTCTCTTGCATGACATGCGCCGACCATCCAAGGAACACCCTGGCCTGTCCTCACTATCTTCCATCACATATCCACCGCATCCAGAAGACATGCTAAAAGAATCAGAGGAACTACCAGTTGATCGCATCTGCTCATTAGATGATCCAATAGATATGTACCCACTGGGACGCTCAACTACCTGACATTCATCATCCTCTTGATCTTCAAAACTCATATTGAGATCCTGAGGAAGGGCATTCGAGCTAGAATGCTGAAGAAGAAATGATCCATTTATAGTCTGGTTGCCATTTAAATTTACGTCAACATTATCCGATGAAAGATTATTAGGTGGTTCATATTGCTGTTCTTCCAAAGCTCGAGAGCAGTAGGTCCATGTATGttctgttttcctttcattttggTCACCGTGATGCTGTGCAGCACTGGAACTAGTTTCACCTAAACTCCACTCAGCATTCCGTCCCTCAGGCCTTACATGTTGCAGATATTGGACATTGTTCTCACTTGATGATATCCTGTATTCTGGTAGCCGATTTTGGGCAGAAGTCTGCATACTGTTCCAGGGTGCTTGAGAATCTATGCCAGCATCACTTGACGTAGAGCCATGATCAAAGCTTAGATTTTCAGGTAAGGCACTGACAGAACTCCTATGCCCTTGCATTAGGGCTAGAGTTGAACTTATCTAAGTACTCGTGAACAGTTCCGATAAATGGGTGACAGAATATGAGCACTTCTGCCCTTCAGCAACCCTGCCAGGACAGCTAAACTCATTAATAAATGTCAACCTTTGATACTACAGAAGTTTACAGAAGTACAATGAGCATAATAGGTGGGAATAGAATGCACCATTAAAGAAtagtaaaacaaaaatggtGCATCCATTAGTAAAAACTATGATCTGGAACCATTTCAATCTAAAACTTTTGTCCAGAGTAGGACATATGTCATGAATGctacaatttaagaaaagtcCTTGTGAGACCTATAGTTCCTGCCGTATGCTGAATTAGTGTCAGCTGAGATGTCATACAGTTCAAGCAAGCACCGGAGACCTTAGATTCTCATTTGTTCATTCAAGCAGATAACTGAAGCAACAAATTTCTTGTCACCATCAAAGCCTTTCTATAGAACTACCTTTCTATCAAACTGAGAGATTAGTGATTAAGACAAACATTCTATCATCTATCTCTCAGCCATATCAACCCAAaagttttatttcaaatttaacaaaaaagcCCATTGAACAACTCAAGCAATGGTATAAAAAGATCATTGGTTGCGGCCACAGGAATTATCATTGCCCTAATCTCACCTGAGATAGACAAAACTCTGAATTTCTGACTAAGTAAATAGTTGAATGTTCAACAGTAAGAAAGAGCCAGTTATATCCTTCTCGTAAGTCCTAAAAACTTAAAGCAACAAAACTAACACACATGAATTTCCCACCAAAGTTAAGTGAGCAAGGAGCATCACCAACCAAACAGCAACATTGTACTGAAGGTAGCTAAAACAAAGGAGTAAAAggaaccaaaaaagaaaagaaagctcAGCTTTGGTAAAAAACTGCTTCTTTATCAATACTTCAACACTTACAGGCAGATACCCAGAAGCATTGACCATAAATACACCAGATTGTTGTATTAGCTTCATTTAGTAAGAGAATAACAAAGAGAACTGATGCTAGATAAAACCTTTCTAAagctacaaaaatattttcgagTTTAGAAAAATTCCTGAGACAAATTCAGTCTTGAATCAcctacaaaaaatcaaaacatctctcccagaaaataatttaaagaaaaaagaaatagatttaTAAGTTCTACAGCCagttgctcttttttttttttaccccAAAGAAAAGATAAGGAGGAAAAGATTCCAAAACCCacccagaaaagaaaaataaaaacacaatcGGAGGCGGAAAGACAGGGTAGCACAGGATAGCAGGTAAATCCCAGAAACCAAAATCGAAAAGGTCACCAAAAAAGATCGAGTTTTTGTCACAGAaaccaccaaaaaaaaaaaacagaaacagCTACAACAATGGTCTAATCGAACATTAATACATGGATAAAAGAATCCGTGAATTTTTACCAGCCAAGGAGCAGCAGATACAGCGATAGATCTAAAGTCAAGACCTGAAAATAGCaaaaacaaattctttttttcaaaaaagaaaaaaaaaatccgtTCTTGCAAGGAAGAATTCCACAAACTCTGAGCAACGATCAAAAACTCCCCACCCCACCTCTCTTTTCTTCCTTCATACAAAGAAGAATTGAGAAAAAAGGGAACGATGTGAACACAAACCTCTTTACacacagaaaagaaaaaaaaaatagagagagaaaaaaagagtttgaAAACCAGGGATGAGGAGAGATGAGATGGAATGAAATGGTGGGTGGTGTGGTATGAAATTGAGAGATGGGTGGAGGGATTAATGAGGACAGTAATCTTTAATTTACTCAAAACACCTCACCAATAGCCCACAGGGCCACCCACATTCACACCTCTATGCACAGATAGGCACCGAAAATTtccaacaaaataataataataactataataaagcaaaaacttctaaaatttcattaatgcccataaatattttctctcgaaaaccaaaaaagaaaaagtcaagCAACGATGGATTCCTCCCACCACTTTCCACTGATGCGACGGAaacgaaaaataaatttcgGGTCGAAACTCCAAAGCGAAAACAAAACCGCTACAGCGAGAGTAATTACTATGGGGTCACGTAGGGAAGGAGGTTGGCTCACCAAATGTCTCCTCACCCCCTCGCTGTCAATCTGAGCCTGCTATTC
The window above is part of the Sesamum indicum cultivar Zhongzhi No. 13 linkage group LG2, S_indicum_v1.0, whole genome shotgun sequence genome. Proteins encoded here:
- the LOC105155484 gene encoding probable E3 ubiquitin-protein ligase RHG1A isoform X1; translation: MQGHRSSVSALPENLSFDHGSTSSDAGIDSQAPWNSMQTSAQNRLPEYRISSSENNVQYLQHVRPEGRNAEWSLGETSSSAAQHHGDQNERKTEHTWTYCSRALEEQQYEPPNNLSSDNVDVNLNGNQTINGSFLLQHSSSNALPQDLNMSFEDQEDDECQVVERPSGYISIGSSNEQMRSTGSSSDSFSMSSGCGGYVMEDSEDRPGCSLDGRRMSCKRKALEVHGGQSSGVGGSNCFQNTERSQWHTVPAAQVASGSISMPMPTANDPVINNVSVQENPRLRLGVGGAASASPFSLTASGNAESSRRNFRLRIHGLHQEDPIPDNPFPTEAHVGNVDVSSSRHSSRLVLRNRPFDLNPAPPVENGSLHGRSVHVPSVRRNHQSRWGGASSSRTSSSSASAIPDERNFPLYEEPRPRYIPRSISEHPMFLPASEIGSSSQNPTTWNLASGNNSVAGNVASTSRAGPSTGANSSSPSWSHRSCPQYPRRLSEIVRRSLLSSAATEPGGQSSNRAARSSSSAISQEIALPPGPDNHGHRASSSRSALLERHLDGAFGIPYSFRTLAAGGEGRSSIMSEQIRHVLDLMRRGEGLRFEDVMILDHSVLFGLADIHDRHRDMRLDVDNMSYEELLALEERIGNVCTGLSEETIASRLKQQKYVGSKAEDEAETEPCSICREEYNDGEDLGMLECGHDFHTDCIKQWLTQKNLCPICKTTGLTT
- the LOC105155484 gene encoding probable E3 ubiquitin-protein ligase RHG1A isoform X2, yielding MQGHRSSVSALPENLSFDHGSTSSDAGIDSQAPWNSMQTSAQNRLPEYRISSSENNVQYLQHVRPEGRNAEWSLGETSSSAAQHHGDQNERKTEHTWTYCSRALEEQQYEPPNNLSSDNVDVNLNGNQTINGSFLLQHSSSNALPQDLNMSFEDQEDDECQVVERPSGYISIGSSNEQMRSTGSSSDSFSMSSGCGGYVMEDSEDRPGCSLDGRRMSCKRKALEVHGGQSSGVGGSNCFQNTERSQWHTVPAAQVASGSISMPMPTANDPVINNVSVQENPRLRLGVGGAASASPFSLTASGNAESSRRNFRLRIHGLHQEDPIPDNPFPTEAHVGNVDVSSSRHSSRLVLRNRPFDLNPAPPVENGSLHGRSVHVPSVRRNHQSRWGGASSSRTSSSSASAIPDERNFPLYEEPRPRYIPRSISEHPMFLPASEIGSSSQNPTTWNLASGNNSVAGNVASTSRAGPSTGANSSSPSWSHRSCPQYPRRLSEIVRRSLLSSAATEPGGQSSNRAARSSSSAISQEIALPPGPDNHGHRASSSRSALLERHLDGAFGIPYSFRTLAAGGEGRSSIMSEIRHVLDLMRRGEGLRFEDVMILDHSVLFGLADIHDRHRDMRLDVDNMSYEELLALEERIGNVCTGLSEETIASRLKQQKYVGSKAEDEAETEPCSICREEYNDGEDLGMLECGHDFHTDCIKQWLTQKNLCPICKTTGLTT